The DNA segment TCACGCCAATGGATCAATATGGTGAAGTGGATTTTGATGCGTTAAAGAAACTCGTTGAGCATCATATCAATGCAGGAACGCACGCGATTGTTTCAGTGGGAACAACAGGTGAATCAGCAACATTAAGCATTGAAGAAAATGTAAAAACCATCTTGAAAACCCTTGAATTTGCAGACGGTCGCATTCCTGTGATTGCAGGCACTGGTGCAAATGCGACCAGTGAGGCCATCACAATGACGAAATTATTAAATGGCAGTGGGGTGGCTGGTTGTTTATCTGTTGTGCCTTATTACAATAAACCAACCCAAGAAGGAATGTATCAGCACTTTAAAGCCATTGCAGAAAGCACTGATTTACCCCAAATTTTATACAATGTGCCGGGCCGTACGGGCAGTGATATGCAACCTGAAACGGTGGCCCGCTTAGCGAAAATAAAAAATATTGTGGGTATCAAAGAAGCAACAGGTGATGTAAGTCGCGTGGCTAAAATTAAACAGCTCGCTGGTGATGATTTCATTGTATTAAGCGGTGATGATGCAACCGGCTTAGAAAGTATGAAAGCAGGCGGTGAAGGTGTTATTTCTGTAACCAACAATATTGCCGCAGCAGATATGGCAAAAATGTGTAATTTAGCCCTTGCTGGTAAATTTGATGAAGCGGAAGAAATTAATCAACGCTTAATGCCACTTCACAAAGATCTATTTGTGGAATCAAACCCAATTCCAGTGAAATGGGCGGCTTATAAACTTGGGTTAATTCCAGAACCTGTGCTACGTTTACCACTCACTGTATTAAGTGAAAGCGCACAGCCAATTATGCTCAAAGCACTTCAAGCGGCGAAATTATTATAATTAACCATAGTAAATAAAGGGGGCGGTGATTTATTCGCCCCCTTTAAACTTTTTCCGAATAAATTGGTCAAAGTTGCAGAAAATTGAATATTTTTATCTTTTTATGCTACTTTATAATATCAAACGCGTAACCTAACCTTGAGGAATAATGATGAAATA comes from the Avibacterium avium genome and includes:
- the dapA gene encoding 4-hydroxy-tetrahydrodipicolinate synthase gives rise to the protein MSANNPLFYGSITALITPMDQYGEVDFDALKKLVEHHINAGTHAIVSVGTTGESATLSIEENVKTILKTLEFADGRIPVIAGTGANATSEAITMTKLLNGSGVAGCLSVVPYYNKPTQEGMYQHFKAIAESTDLPQILYNVPGRTGSDMQPETVARLAKIKNIVGIKEATGDVSRVAKIKQLAGDDFIVLSGDDATGLESMKAGGEGVISVTNNIAAADMAKMCNLALAGKFDEAEEINQRLMPLHKDLFVESNPIPVKWAAYKLGLIPEPVLRLPLTVLSESAQPIMLKALQAAKLL